From the Colletotrichum lupini chromosome 1, complete sequence genome, the window CACCAACCCCACGTCTTTACAGAAATCCACCGATACGGCCTACAATCCAACCTGAAGACGTCTTCAGGCACAGCTGCCGTGGAACACACATTCTACACACCACAAGATTCGAGGCCTGCGCTGGTCGATACACTTGCCACCAACATAGCCGTCCAAAATGTCGCGGATGCGTTCTTCTCCATCGACGGTCTGTCCAGCCGCGAGTTGATGCCTTATCCCCACGACCCATTCCGCCGTCCTGCGCTCTGGACAAAGTACGATCATCTCTCCGCCAAAGACCGCCTGGATCAACTCGACGTCAGCCAACGCGACAAGGACCTCTTCGACGCCATGATCAGTTCTTTTGGCGCGGTCCCCGGCAGCGAGTGCGGTTTCACTGAAGTCCTGCGGTGGTATGCTCTGGGAGGCCACTCTATGGCCGGAACGTTTGAGCTTGCTGGGATGTACAAGCTCGGTGGAGGCGGGATGACTTCGCTGGCCCGAGCGATTCTGGATGACTACCGCGGACATGTGGTGTTAAACGCCGTGGTTGAGAAGGTAGAGCAGCAGGGATCGACTGTTGTGGTGTCTACGAAGAATGGACGTCGGTTCGAGGCCAAGTATTGTATCTCAACTACTCCCCTGTGAGTGCTTCCTCTTCAACTCGAATTCCTAAGATGCTAAGAATATGCCCAAGGAACTGTCTGTCAGACGTGTCCTTCTCCCCCCCGCTCTCACCACTCAGAATGGAAGCCGTCGGGGCAGGTCACATCAATAAGGGAAGTAAAGTTCATTTCCGGCTTGCGAAGCCTGAACCGGGATGGTTCTCCATGGCGAATGGATATGGGACTTCACCTTGGTGTTTTGCATTCTCAGACCACAACGGCACCACTTACCAAGCAGACTCTGGCAACTTTTGCATCGGGTTTGGCTATGGCGCGCGTCATATCGACACGAAGGCGTCTGCTGAGATGATCACGACTTTTCGAAATAACATCAGACCTAAAGCTGAGGTAACAGCTTACCTCACCCACGATTGGGCCAACGACGGCCTTGCCAAAGGGACATGGAGTTGCTGGGGACCTAATTCAATGAGTAAGTGGCTTAGGGAGCTCCAAAGACCAGAAGGAAGGGTTCACTTCGCGAGCGCCGATTGGGCCGATGGATGGCGAGGGTTCATTGACGGGGCAATTGAGAGAGGGACTACCGTAGGACGGGAAATTGAGGTGTTGCTTGCGGGAGATAATGCCATTGCTAAGCTGTAGAGCCTATGTTTACTGATTAAGTGTGTTATATTGATCCTCAAGCTGAGATTTGCCCAGCAATGGAGCACCCACAGACAGCTTCAAATACCAGTGTGCGGGCTTCTGCAGGTTTAAAAGTCACATCCCCAAGGACCAAGAGCCTTGAGGTTTCCCGATAGAGGCATTGTCTTTGATatgtatctttattaataacagaGGCGATTTTTCTCATCAAGATGAACCCTACTTTGTTGTACATTAACCGGGCCGCAAGCCAACCTTATTTTCGGGTAGCTGCTAGGCCTCGCTTTCTCATCTTTGTCTATACCCTTTCGTCGAGTCTTCGTCATGTCCAACGATCTATCGGGCTCAGCTCCGAGACTCCACGTTCTACCCATCCAACGCCGTTGCTTGTTTTCTTTTTGTTGTGAACATCTAGGctccttttcttcttcttcgtttATTTCTTAATCATGCCATCGAAGGCGGGAATGAGGGTCTGTGCAAGCCAGAATGAGAAGACCAGCTTGGGTCCAGTCATGAGGAGCTACAAGGAAAATCGAATGTCAGCAGGTGGTCGATAGAGGAAGGAGTTGAAGGGGAGCTGCTGGATAGTCTTACCTTGGGAACCAGGCCCTTGAAGAATGCGGTGGCACCCTCGTTCTTCATCATGTTGGAGATGATTCTGAAACCACTCTCGGGGTTCTCAAAGTTGCGGTTCTGGATACGGGTCTTGATGACGTCGAGGGGAGCGGAGACGAGGAGGGAGGCGGAGGCGCCGGCGATGGAGGCGATGAAGTTCTGGAACCACGAGGCCTTGTTGTAGTCCTCGAGCTTGAAAAGGTACTCCTTTGTGAAGGCGGAACCACCGAAGAGCTGTCGATAGGAAGGAAACACAGGTTAGTCACTGTCATAGACCCGAAATTGAGACTAGAATGCGCTTACAGCGAAAGAACCAGGAGCGTTACGGGCGGCGGTCCAACCCCAACCTCTGTACAGGCCGAAGCCCTCGTCGGCGACGATTCTGAAAACACCACGGCCGCGGAAGGCCTCGGGGTTTGTCTGTCTCTTGATCTTGAGGACGTCGAGGGGAAGGAGGACGATCTCTCCGATACCGATCAAACTGTGATGAAGTCGTGCGTCAGAAATGCGAGTCTGTCCCCACAGGTTCTCGGTCTCCGAGCTTTGCGACTGAGAGAATTTACTCACCTGCCGGCGGTGGAGTGCATGATAGCCTTGCCAGTCTTCTTGCCGAAGGCGCGCTCAAAGTCCTCGCCATAGTTCTTGGCCAATAAGTCCCTGGCGATGGGCTGACCGCCATACTTGTATATTCTCTGGAGGACCTTGTAGCCGGCGGCGTATCCCAGACCGGGGAAGAGCGAAACGAACTTGCGGCCCGCTGTCGCGTTGGCGGTGTCCTTGAAGATGACCTTGTTGAGCTGCTCGACGCCGGAGATCTTGAATGCGAAAACGTGTCAGCTTTCCCATGTCGTTGAAGCTTTGCTTGCGGGAGGCAGGAAAGGGAGGGGGTGGAGCTCGGTCCGGCGTACCTTGGTCTGGTTGCTCATCAAGCGCTTCGCGATGGTGTCGACCTGAGCTTCTTATTAGCTTCTCGTCCCACAGCTCTTCAACTGATCGTAGCTCTTCGTGGAACTCACGGGGTGGAAGACGGCCAATTCAGCGATACCAGCGGAGCCTGCAAAACGTCAGCGCGCCGGGCTTTCATGCGCGGGCGCAAAAAAGAGGGAGCATACCGGAGCCCAGAAGTCGCGCGGTGTTCGACTCCTTCTCCCGTCCAGTACCAGCAGTCGGAGACATCTTGATAGGAATCTGCGATAAAGTGCGAAGAGGAAACTGTAGAAATCCAATTGAACAAGAGCAAAGAAAGGCGGGTTCCAGAGGTTCGGACTGTCGTCAGGTCGTGGGGGCACGGATATCAGGAGCTCAAAAGAGGAGGGTGATTCAAAGTTTTGGAGTCGACAGCTGGGAAATTTTTACTCAACCACTTTGGACCGAACTCGCAGGTTAACTTTTGCTGACCCTGCAGGGACAGGCCCCCCCTGGACCGCCGAGCACCGGGAAGTGGAGCCTAGCACGGCAGGGATTGGTTCGCCGCGCCGAAGCAGCTTCCATCTACCGACCGGTACGCTAGCTCAGACCGTTCTCGACCGATCGGACTGGATTGCGGCTCGGTCTATAGATATGGATTCACTTGACCGCGACCTACTGAACGTAAATTCTCACTCGAAATCATATCATGTTGTCAGAACAAAACGTTCCGCTTGGACGAAATATAGAGTCGCACCCCCATTTCAGCTAGGGAAGCCTGTGTATAATGCTGAGACGCCGTTCCTGGAAAAATCTGCGCTTCCTTTTGATTTTGGGTATCTATCATCCTTTTGCCCTCCCCAATTTGGAGCCACCCGCTCAATAGCTCATTGCATATGCCGATGATGGTGGCACCTGAGGCGTAGTGTACGGTTCTATGCCTCAATTTAGTAGTCTCTGAAGACTCCCACTAGTTCGTCCAGTCTCATGACATGAGCCAGAAGTTTGCTCTGCAACTCCAGGTACTTGCTGTACTTGTTGTAGTGTTCTGCAGTCATGACCTCTTCCTCCTTGCCCTTTACGTCCCTTCTCTCGACGAATGACAGAATGTTGCGTTCTCGGTAGCGATGCACTTCCAGGTTTTGAAGGCATCGGAGCATTGCTTTGTAGTAGTCATCTACCAGCTGCGCCTCGGTCCTTTCAATGTCAAAGAACCAGAAGAACATTGTTCGCGTCGCTGTTCGACTGGCATCTCTGGGAACCTCCTGAACATCAACGAAGCCGGCCATCTGCATGGCAAGCATTTTGCCCTGAACTTCTCCTTTCTTCATGAGAGCGAGAGACGGGAGCATCTTCTCATCCAGCTTGCCCTTCTCTCGCATAATTCGAGTCAAACGCAGTCCGTGCCGACCGAATGACTGCTCGATGACGGCATCCACCTCTGTCTGTTTGAAACCCTCGATTAATGGCTTGAAATCGACGGTCCACTGCCCTCGGCCTTGACTGCCACAGTGCCGCAGAAATCCTTGCCGGCTTTCAGATAGTAGTAGCAAATGCTGCCTCATTTTATCGATACGGCTAGCGCCGGATATGGGCCCATCTTCGAATCTGACCTCGCGGGATCCAGAAGCTGTCCGTGGCCCCTCGTCTTCGGAACCGCCCGAATCTGCTGCGCCGTTCATGTTGGGACGAGCAGAAGCCCTCGGAGCCATCGGAGGTTCATAATCAGAGTCGTCGGAATCGTACATAGGCTGGCCTGGCGTGGCTCTAACCTTCTCAGCACTGCGAACGTCAATCTGATCTGCAGAAGCCTTTCCAACTCCATGAGAGACGTCAACGGATTCATCAAGGTTTTCGAGTATTTCCAGACTGGTCACAGTGACTTGGCGTGTGCTTGAGCCTGGACCGTCTGCGTCGTTATCAGAGTCGATTCTCGGATCCAACTGACAGCGGGACACCTGTTGCGTCAACAGCCGTAGAGCCGTGTGGTATACAAGGCCGGTGACTTCTCCAAAAGCATCGGCTGCGTACTGGGCTAGCTTCTGGTTTCGCAGCTCAACGAGACAC encodes:
- a CDS encoding RNA polymerase III subunit RPC82 gives rise to the protein MVSTRHPKKASIDVSISGSIRALHDSVGDSALSIDFVPHPALDRDPHYDKIIRGQTKHGAELCAHLVNDICGELPARILAVLFSKGRSTIAQLIQTTGLTPRQLRHGLALLVQQSLIYHESDSNNKIGTYEANPDGCYNIIRAGKIIEMVGTEFGPAEQEIVQTIMQLGHARVSDLLQAFEGRNGTGLNGDHATNGHVNGNGSKAKVNGHGPSHAAQELHAVLNRLIVAEIVDQVGPKTFRNPEDVYREIEEEVTKTAPGERATARNKELMQTEVSKRLREARDESKKLKRQVGRGNMFSTKRRKLANGKGARESVDWDEDVPEIDSHIVLRVNTEKCLVELRNQKLAQYAADAFGEVTGLVYHTALRLLTQQVSRCQLDPRIDSDNDADGPGSSTRQVTVTSLEILENLDESVDVSHGVGKASADQIDVRSAEKVRATPGQPMYDSDDSDYEPPMAPRASARPNMNGAADSGGSEDEGPRTASGSREVRFEDGPISGASRIDKMRQHLLLLSESRQGFLRHCGSQGRGQWTVDFKPLIEGFKQTEVDAVIEQSFGRHGLRLTRIMREKGKLDEKMLPSLALMKKGEVQGKMLAMQMAGFVDVQEVPRDASRTATRTMFFWFFDIERTEAQLVDDYYKAMLRCLQNLEVHRYRERNILSFVERRDVKGKEEEVMTAEHYNKYSKYLELQSKLLAHVMRLDELLLSGWLQIGEGKRMIDTQNQKEAQIFPGTASQHYTQASLAEMGVAVNVPVGRWKLLRRGEPIPAVLGSTSRCSAVQGGPVPAGCRLQNFESPSSFELLISVPPRPDDSPNLWNPPFFALIPIKMSPTAGTGREKESNTARLLGSGSAGIAELAVFHPVDTIAKRLMSNQTKISGVEQLNKVIFKDTANATAGRKFVSLFPGLGYAAGYKVLQRIYKYGGQPIARDLLAKNYGEDFERAFGKKTGKAIMHSTAGSLIGIGEIVLLPLDVLKIKRQTNPEAFRGRGVFRIVADEGFGLYRGWGWTAARNAPGSFALFGGSAFTKEYLFKLEDYNKASWFQNFIASIAGASASLLVSAPLDVIKTRIQNRNFENPESGFRIISNMMKNEGATAFFKGLVPKLLMTGPKLVFSFWLAQTLIPAFDGMIKK